In Methanomicrobium antiquum, one DNA window encodes the following:
- a CDS encoding GTP-binding protein, translating into MKLIIVAGPPSCGKTAVIRHLIKKYLDTEKPAYLKIDVVKATEDTELNKEFGIPTRKVYSGDLCPDHAGIMVLKDAISWAEELNAGMLIVESAGLCLRCTPYTSQSFGIAVISALSGSSSPLKMAPIIAHADTVVVTKTELVSQAEKEVFRQCIRNVAPSVDIIETNAIQGTGLRYLMRAITEHSEIEDLRDITLRGTPPLGVCTICIGKKEIGWQNHFGVIRPLDEADNIFRGD; encoded by the coding sequence ATGAAACTGATAATTGTTGCAGGCCCTCCGAGCTGTGGAAAGACGGCTGTTATCCGCCACCTGATAAAAAAATACCTTGATACAGAAAAACCCGCTTACTTAAAGATTGATGTTGTAAAGGCAACTGAGGATACTGAACTAAATAAAGAGTTTGGCATACCCACAAGGAAGGTGTATTCAGGAGATTTGTGCCCGGATCATGCCGGCATTATGGTTTTAAAGGATGCAATCTCATGGGCAGAAGAGCTGAATGCCGGTATGCTAATAGTTGAGAGTGCAGGACTGTGCCTTCGCTGTACACCATATACCAGCCAGTCATTCGGTATTGCAGTAATATCAGCACTCTCAGGAAGCAGCTCGCCTCTTAAAATGGCACCTATTATCGCACATGCGGATACAGTCGTTGTTACAAAGACCGAACTTGTATCTCAGGCAGAAAAAGAAGTGTTTCGGCAGTGTATCAGAAATGTTGCACCATCGGTTGATATCATTGAAACAAATGCAATTCAGGGCACAGGACTGAGATACCTTATGAGAGCTATTACAGAACATTCAGAAATTGAAGACCTGCGTGATATCACACTGCGGGGCACCCCCCCTCTTGGAGTCTGTACTATATGCATAGGTAAGAAAGAGATTGGATGGCAGAATCACTTTGGAGTAATCCGTCCTCTTGATGAGGCAGATAATATTTTCAGAGGTGACTGA
- a CDS encoding DUF5591 domain-containing protein encodes MQTPNPNENIKDGDSRPILTGPPFYLPEFEKSHRYIIDEYEVKYRDIAIFMPCAIKKPYSQSPSHKLIRMIISQVLPPESYHIVVFGTCGIVPGELEEMYPYAHYKYMLGKVNDEKIREDFLRIETDRVAAYLEKTRDVYKYRVGYCLGLFRESLIRGSKKSGVPIDLLLPSGEKIQRIIEEEDCTFQEGSLSMDDYLGEFCDELLRLRKFVLNKNEK; translated from the coding sequence ATGCAGACGCCAAATCCCAATGAAAACATTAAAGATGGTGACTCAAGGCCTATTCTGACAGGTCCTCCCTTTTATCTGCCGGAATTTGAGAAGTCACACAGGTATATCATAGATGAATACGAGGTTAAATATCGCGATATTGCAATTTTTATGCCGTGTGCTATAAAAAAGCCATACAGCCAGAGTCCAAGCCACAAACTTATCAGAATGATAATCTCACAGGTTCTTCCTCCTGAGAGTTATCATATAGTCGTTTTTGGTACCTGCGGAATTGTTCCGGGAGAACTTGAAGAGATGTACCCGTATGCGCATTATAAGTACATGCTTGGAAAGGTCAATGATGAGAAGATAAGAGAGGATTTTCTCAGAATCGAGACCGATAGGGTTGCTGCATACCTTGAAAAGACACGCGATGTATACAAATACCGTGTCGGCTATTGCCTTGGCCTCTTTAGAGAATCTCTTATCAGAGGCTCGAAAAAATCCGGTGTTCCAATAGATCTTCTTCTTCCGTCAGGCGAAAAGATACAGAGAATTATTGAAGAGGAGGACTGTACATTTCAGGAAGGTAGTCTTTCAATGGATGACTATCTTGGTGAATTTTGTGATGAACTTTTAAGGCTTAGAAAATTTGTTTTGAATAAAAATGAGAAATAA
- a CDS encoding ubiquitin-like small modifier protein 1: MRIKIKFYARFQEYFGSEIIKEIDNNSSDTLKNIAKSVTEDNPEGQAFIFDDAGNFYDYVILMKNGERIYSDNADEIFVEDGDEIRIFPPVSGG; this comes from the coding sequence ATGAGAATTAAAATTAAATTTTATGCACGTTTCCAGGAGTATTTTGGAAGTGAAATCATAAAGGAAATAGATAATAATTCATCTGATACGCTGAAAAACATTGCAAAATCAGTTACAGAGGACAATCCTGAGGGACAGGCGTTTATTTTTGATGATGCAGGCAATTTCTATGATTATGTTATTCTTATGAAGAATGGTGAGAGGATTTATTCAGACAATGCAGATGAAATTTTTGTTGAAGATGGTGATGAAATAAGGATTTTTCCACCAGTCTCCGGAGGATGA
- a CDS encoding ATP-binding cassette domain-containing protein — MPKDPIVILMSYNEILELTVLAGKDRQGKEENFDRIDIYPGDVISIVGPTGSGKTAFVNDIEVFALKDTVTGRTILVNGKEPPEDMVCDPSKKPIAQITQNTRVISDLNVLDFLRLHIRARENGEERLIEDTICLANEFTGEKISYHMRMAELSGGQTRSLLIADAIIIDKTPVILLDEVENAGINKEKVVSCLRKYNKAVIFSTHDPYLALIADKRIVMRNGAVTAVITPKEAEKEIMEKVSEMDLFLLDLREKIRYGESFEKEKHERIKSGTEAYT, encoded by the coding sequence ATGCCTAAAGATCCTATAGTAATCCTGATGTCTTATAATGAAATTTTGGAACTGACAGTCCTTGCCGGAAAGGACCGGCAGGGAAAAGAGGAAAATTTTGACAGGATTGATATATATCCGGGCGATGTCATCTCAATAGTCGGGCCCACAGGTTCGGGCAAAACAGCTTTTGTAAATGATATTGAAGTTTTTGCCTTAAAGGACACTGTTACAGGAAGAACAATACTTGTTAATGGGAAAGAGCCCCCTGAGGATATGGTTTGTGACCCTTCAAAAAAGCCGATAGCTCAGATTACACAGAATACCAGAGTTATTTCTGATTTAAATGTTCTGGATTTTTTAAGGCTTCATATAAGAGCAAGGGAAAATGGTGAAGAAAGACTGATTGAAGACACTATTTGTCTTGCAAATGAATTTACTGGCGAAAAAATCAGTTATCATATGAGAATGGCAGAACTCTCTGGAGGACAGACCAGATCACTTTTAATCGCAGATGCGATAATTATTGATAAAACACCTGTAATTCTTTTGGATGAGGTGGAAAACGCAGGAATTAATAAGGAAAAAGTTGTATCCTGCCTTAGGAAATACAACAAAGCTGTAATATTCAGTACACATGATCCCTATCTCGCTCTTATCGCCGACAAGCGCATTGTGATGAGAAACGGGGCAGTAACAGCCGTTATAACTCCAAAAGAGGCAGAGAAAGAGATTATGGAAAAGGTTTCTGAAATGGACTTATTTCTCCTGGATTTAAGGGAAAAAATTCGATATGGAGAGTCCTTTGAGAAAGAAAAACATGAGAGAATAAAATCAGGAACGGAGGCATATACATGA
- a CDS encoding HesA/MoeB/ThiF family protein, whose translation MFSKQELDRYKRQILSFGEEGQKKLKDAKIFVAGAGGLGSPISIYLAVAGVGTLVVADKDVVELTNLNRQILHYNRDIGKKKTESAEEKLNALNPDIRVEVLDVTIDESNVSELVGDSSGIVDGMDNFPTRYLLNDVAIEKNIPLFHGAIRGFHGQATTIIPGKTACLRCLFPKAPPVEVFPVVGVTPGLIGMVQATEVIKYITGEGELLKNRLFIWDGMQARTEEIQFAKNPACVSCGNLMNKE comes from the coding sequence GTGTTTTCAAAACAGGAGCTTGACAGGTATAAAAGACAGATACTGTCTTTTGGTGAAGAAGGGCAGAAAAAATTAAAGGATGCAAAGATATTTGTTGCCGGCGCCGGAGGGCTGGGCTCTCCGATATCAATATATCTTGCAGTTGCAGGAGTCGGGACATTAGTTGTTGCCGATAAGGATGTTGTTGAGTTAACAAATCTCAATCGTCAGATTCTTCACTATAATCGGGATATCGGGAAGAAAAAGACTGAATCAGCAGAAGAAAAATTAAATGCACTAAATCCTGACATCAGAGTAGAAGTTTTGGATGTCACAATTGATGAATCAAATGTATCAGAACTGGTCGGTGATAGTAGTGGAATTGTGGACGGAATGGATAATTTTCCAACCCGCTACCTCCTCAATGATGTTGCCATTGAAAAAAACATCCCTCTCTTTCACGGTGCAATAAGAGGATTTCACGGTCAGGCAACAACAATAATTCCCGGCAAAACCGCATGCCTTCGCTGTCTTTTTCCAAAAGCACCGCCTGTTGAAGTTTTTCCTGTTGTCGGTGTAACTCCCGGGCTAATCGGTATGGTTCAGGCAACAGAGGTAATCAAATATATAACAGGTGAAGGAGAACTCCTGAAAAACAGGCTCTTTATATGGGATGGGATGCAGGCACGAACAGAGGAGATACAGTTTGCCAAAAATCCCGCATGTGTGTCATGTGGAAATCTGATGAATAAGGAGTGA
- a CDS encoding ABC transporter substrate-binding protein yields the protein MYQNLCDDTLKIGYLSTVYHTSFLLQGPGFLEKRKINAKWTLYPSGPDIISALKKGEADICYIGLPPAIIGISQGLSLKCIAGGHVEGTVIISDPKKKILSECSGIKEFFMQFSGSAIGTPPKGSIHDVIVCHILSRCGILDVEVKNYAWADFLSDAINCGEISAAAGTPALVVCSKRYGNVRLAVPPDSLWSFNPSYGIVAMTDIISSKKEILRRFLSAHEEACEAIRKNPSACAEMVSKNSGMFDEDFVKEAYNISPKYCASLPPEYIKSTMKFADTLYSLGYIKEKVPENLIFDTSLIDSIHKEKHHYNSPVSFKDESESK from the coding sequence ATTTATCAGAATTTATGTGATGACACACTAAAAATTGGATATCTCTCAACAGTATACCATACTTCATTTCTTCTGCAGGGTCCGGGTTTTCTGGAAAAAAGGAAAATTAATGCGAAATGGACTCTTTATCCATCCGGACCTGATATTATATCCGCACTAAAAAAAGGAGAGGCCGATATATGTTATATCGGGCTCCCACCAGCGATAATCGGCATTAGCCAGGGTCTTTCTTTGAAATGTATTGCAGGAGGGCATGTAGAAGGGACGGTGATTATCTCAGATCCAAAGAAAAAGATTCTTTCTGAATGCAGTGGAATAAAAGAATTTTTTATGCAGTTTTCTGGCAGTGCCATTGGAACTCCTCCTAAAGGATCAATTCACGATGTCATAGTGTGCCATATACTTAGCCGTTGCGGTATTTTGGATGTTGAAGTAAAAAATTACGCCTGGGCTGACTTTCTTTCAGATGCCATAAACTGTGGGGAGATTTCAGCTGCGGCAGGGACTCCTGCACTTGTAGTTTGTTCAAAAAGATATGGCAATGTCAGACTTGCAGTACCGCCTGATTCTCTCTGGAGTTTTAATCCCAGTTATGGAATAGTTGCAATGACTGACATTATCTCATCAAAGAAGGAAATTCTCCGCAGGTTTTTGTCCGCACACGAAGAAGCATGCGAAGCTATAAGGAAAAACCCATCTGCATGTGCAGAGATGGTATCAAAAAATTCAGGTATGTTTGATGAGGATTTTGTAAAAGAAGCGTATAATATATCTCCAAAATATTGTGCATCACTTCCGCCTGAATACATTAAATCCACAATGAAATTTGCAGATACTTTGTATAGTCTTGGATATATTAAGGAAAAAGTTCCGGAAAATTTAATTTTTGATACCTCATTAATAGACAGCATTCACAAAGAAAAGCATCATTACAACAGCCCCGTCTCATTTAAGGATGAAAGTGAGAGCAAATAG
- a CDS encoding (Fe-S)-binding protein, translating into MSWNSPGKDCGACGFPCCDEFAESVEKNMKSYDDCPYYSRNNEINVSDAAYCGTDIAGYKYDFVLRPFPDEPSARKYIVPFRADLVEKWDIKRGDLVTGRPAGPGCPVYHALRVLSANTVTGVLECHTVGPLAARKEDSHDIQAYQVHAFEGIAETLIHPPTIGLRQRFLPGFCMLDLSHTAVVNMVMNKKYGMHVRLEDIRII; encoded by the coding sequence TTGTCATGGAATTCTCCGGGAAAGGACTGCGGGGCCTGTGGTTTTCCCTGCTGTGACGAGTTTGCAGAGAGTGTGGAAAAAAATATGAAAAGCTATGATGACTGCCCTTATTATTCCAGGAATAATGAAATAAACGTCTCTGATGCTGCATATTGCGGGACTGATATTGCTGGTTACAAATATGACTTTGTTCTCCGCCCATTCCCGGATGAACCCTCAGCCAGAAAATATATTGTTCCTTTCAGGGCTGATTTAGTTGAGAAATGGGATATAAAAAGAGGCGATCTGGTAACCGGACGGCCGGCAGGTCCAGGATGTCCGGTATATCACGCCCTTCGTGTATTAAGTGCCAATACTGTCACAGGAGTTTTGGAATGCCATACTGTCGGCCCTCTTGCTGCACGCAAAGAGGATTCGCATGACATTCAGGCGTACCAGGTGCACGCATTCGAAGGAATTGCAGAGACTCTTATCCATCCTCCAACAATTGGTCTGCGACAGCGTTTTCTGCCAGGATTCTGCATGCTTGACCTCTCCCACACAGCAGTTGTGAATATGGTGATGAATAAAAAATACGGAATGCACGTTCGTCTTGAAGATATAAGAATTATTTAA
- a CDS encoding ASKHA domain-containing protein — protein MTEYAAAIDIGTSGIRAVFLNCDEKSAISKIQTAYHPIPGRNILDQLLFQNHSGLRNTQKLLVNTINNLIDGFDPSKEIIKIAVCANPGQISLLKGTESRDLFLNPEVLKRKGIKAPIRTSEVIYSADLGFDISCDLLIPPSISAMVGADAVALIYNSIIPENKPTLSIDLGTNAEMALKAGDKIYVGSAAAGPAIEGQQIRHGMPASTGAIAGLEYDWGWKIKILDENMNLSNGDTVNLHKAAPIKKGLVNAKGITGTGVIAIVAAGLSSGIIQPPNIYTPSKKIFLQDQIDFSETDLIEAGKAFGAIRSGYHSLAEHAGISVDDIATCNISGTAGCFADPLNARDVGIIPQSAGTIFNHGNTSLQLACSLACGDTNISELQNIADSAEYVSFSTSKVFQQYFLEELSYWCEGRYKKSQKNFQIPKIVLLPDKWATDNIKTVNPAFGVKASNNDTDISKFKGLCPNNAITKEDTWFEINTGKCAGTACLRCVDEGLDLIHPQI, from the coding sequence ATGACAGAATATGCAGCTGCAATTGATATAGGGACAAGCGGGATTCGTGCTGTATTTCTTAATTGTGATGAAAAAAGTGCAATAAGCAAAATACAGACCGCATATCACCCAATCCCGGGCAGAAACATTCTCGATCAGCTACTTTTTCAGAATCATTCCGGTCTTAGGAATACTCAGAAACTGCTTGTAAATACCATAAATAATCTTATTGACGGATTTGATCCGTCAAAAGAAATAATTAAAATTGCAGTCTGTGCAAACCCGGGGCAGATATCACTTCTAAAAGGAACAGAGTCGCGTGATCTCTTTTTAAATCCGGAGGTATTGAAGCGTAAAGGCATCAAAGCACCGATAAGAACTTCTGAGGTTATATATTCAGCCGATCTCGGCTTTGATATCTCATGCGATCTCTTAATACCGCCATCAATTTCTGCAATGGTAGGAGCTGACGCAGTTGCACTTATCTATAACTCAATAATCCCTGAGAATAAACCGACACTCTCCATCGACTTAGGAACAAATGCAGAGATGGCGCTAAAGGCAGGGGATAAAATCTATGTGGGTTCAGCAGCAGCAGGACCCGCCATAGAAGGACAGCAGATTCGCCATGGAATGCCTGCTTCAACCGGAGCTATCGCAGGTCTTGAATATGACTGGGGATGGAAGATTAAAATCCTTGATGAAAATATGAATCTGTCAAACGGAGACACAGTGAATCTTCATAAAGCAGCTCCCATCAAAAAAGGTCTGGTAAATGCAAAGGGTATAACTGGAACAGGAGTAATAGCAATTGTTGCGGCAGGACTTTCATCAGGAATAATACAGCCTCCAAATATTTACACTCCTTCTAAAAAAATTTTCCTGCAGGACCAAATTGATTTTTCAGAAACTGATCTCATAGAGGCCGGAAAAGCATTTGGTGCGATAAGAAGCGGCTACCACTCGCTTGCGGAGCATGCTGGAATAAGTGTGGATGATATTGCAACATGCAACATCTCAGGCACTGCCGGCTGTTTTGCAGACCCTCTGAATGCAAGGGATGTCGGTATAATTCCTCAAAGTGCCGGGACAATTTTCAACCACGGGAATACATCACTTCAGCTTGCATGCAGTCTTGCCTGCGGTGATACAAATATTTCAGAATTGCAGAATATCGCCGACAGTGCGGAATACGTATCATTTTCTACAAGCAAAGTCTTTCAGCAGTATTTCCTGGAGGAACTTTCATACTGGTGTGAAGGAAGATACAAAAAGAGTCAAAAAAATTTTCAGATACCAAAAATTGTTCTTCTGCCGGATAAATGGGCAACAGATAATATCAAAACAGTAAATCCGGCATTTGGAGTGAAAGCATCCAATAATGATACAGATATAAGTAAATTTAAAGGCTTATGCCCGAATAATGCAATTACCAAAGAAGACACCTGGTTTGAAATTAACACAGGAAAATGTGCAGGAACAGCCTGTTTAAGATGCGTTGACGAAGGGCTGGATTTGATTCATCCACAGATATAG
- a CDS encoding winged helix-turn-helix transcriptional regulator — translation MIVFVVKTQKNEEKNRNIGHLPPSVKLVYKTLELNGNLTQKDLISETTLPSRTVRYAIKRLKDEDLLIEKHYFIDARQSLYGLNLLSKEVIVA, via the coding sequence GTGATCGTTTTTGTTGTAAAAACACAAAAGAATGAGGAGAAAAACCGTAATATCGGGCATCTGCCTCCGTCTGTAAAGCTTGTATACAAGACACTTGAACTGAACGGAAATCTGACCCAGAAAGATCTGATATCTGAGACGACACTTCCCTCAAGAACTGTTCGTTATGCCATAAAAAGGCTTAAGGATGAGGATCTCCTGATTGAAAAGCATTATTTTATTGATGCCAGACAGAGTCTTTACGGGTTGAATTTATTATCGAAAGAGGTTATTGTTGCATGA